In Methylocystis echinoides, one genomic interval encodes:
- a CDS encoding DUF465 domain-containing protein: MMRVPHELSDDFSQEIDLIERMKETDHRFARLATNYEDVNREIFSIESEEHPTTDEVLETLKKRRLLLKDEIAEVLRNLHRRM, from the coding sequence ATGATGCGAGTTCCACACGAGCTGAGCGACGACTTCTCGCAAGAAATCGACCTTATCGAGCGCATGAAAGAAACCGACCATCGCTTCGCTCGGCTTGCAACCAACTATGAAGACGTGAACCGCGAAATCTTCAGCATCGAGTCCGAGGAACATCCGACGACCGACGAGGTTCTCGAGACCCTGAAGAAACGCCGGCTCCTTCTCAAAGACGAAATTGCCGAAGTTCTCAGGAATCTGCATCGCAGGATGTAG